A single window of Mustelus asterias unplaced genomic scaffold, sMusAst1.hap1.1 HAP1_SCAFFOLD_77, whole genome shotgun sequence DNA harbors:
- the LOC144483723 gene encoding uncharacterized protein LOC144483723, with product MTFRHQRVHTREKLFTCPDCGKGHTRSATLLTHQRVHTGERLFTCSVCGSRFTQLSILLKQQRVHTGERPFTCSQCGKGFCSPSDLEIHQRSHTGERPFICSVCGKGFSVPSLLQRHQRVHTGERPFTCSECGRGFSQLSNLRTHQRVHSGEKPFFACSECGKRFTQSCSLLKHQPIHTNERPFKCSDCGSSFKTSSHLQTHQRIHTGERPYPCPICGKRFNAASNLRTHQRVHTGERPFSRSSVGRDSLCYVTCRDTSDFTTNYRNGAFFK from the exons atgactttt aggcaccagcgagttcacaccagggagaagctgttcacctgccctgactgtgggaaaggacaCACTCGTTCAGcgaccctgctgacacaccaacgggttcacactggggagaggctgttcacctgttctgtgtgtggctcgagattcactcagttatccattcTTCTAAAAcagcagcgagttcacactggggagaggccgttcacctgctctcagtgtgggaagggattctgttcCCCATCTGATCTGGAAatccatcaacgcagtcacactggggagaggccattcatctgctctgtgtgtgggaagggatttagtgtGCCATCCCTACTgcagaggcaccagcgagttcacactggggagaggccgttcacctgctctgagtgtgggaggggattcagtcagctctccaacctgcggacacaccagcgagttcacagtggggagaaacccttcttcgcctgctctgagtgtgggaagcgattcactcagtCGTGCAGTTTACTGAAACACCAGCCCATTCACACcaacgagagaccttttaaatgctctgattgtggtAGC AGTTTCAAAACATCATCCCACCTTCAGacccaccagcgaattcacaccggggagagaccctaCCCCTGTcccatctgtgggaagagattcaatgCTGCATCTAACCtgaggacacaccagcgagttcacactggagagaggccattctccCGCtctagtgtgggaagggattcactctgttatgtaacctgcagagacaccagcgacttcacaactaactacaggaatggggcctttTTCAAATAA